A stretch of the Streptosporangiales bacterium genome encodes the following:
- a CDS encoding ABC transporter permease subunit yields the protein MSLLVPSREATSGVPAARRQGHLWAEIKSHRWHYAFLTPMVVLAALFTFWPIVATALISFFDWDGYEPLTEFVGLANFTEAVTSAQFWNAFRNTFIFTAFAVFIQMPLALSIAVLLNNSVLRGRNVYRVLIFLPVVTTTAVVGVVFAVLLDPNGGTVNTVLQDTGLVDEPVNFLGEEALALPTVLVVDMWKNLGITMVYFLAALQTIPAELYDAAKVDGASRWQSFRYVTLPLIRPLALIILLLTVVMSFNAFDLVQTMTAGGPNYATDIIPTYIYRYAFNPERIVPRYGLASAAALFFGIAVIVLTVLLVVPARRARLQRDAGIR from the coding sequence ATGAGCCTGCTCGTCCCGAGCAGGGAGGCCACGAGCGGCGTGCCCGCCGCCCGCAGACAGGGCCACCTGTGGGCGGAGATCAAGAGTCACCGCTGGCACTACGCGTTCCTCACCCCGATGGTCGTGCTCGCAGCGCTGTTCACCTTCTGGCCGATCGTCGCGACGGCCCTGATCTCGTTCTTCGACTGGGACGGCTACGAGCCGCTGACCGAGTTCGTCGGGCTGGCCAACTTCACCGAGGCCGTCACGAGCGCGCAGTTCTGGAATGCGTTCCGCAACACGTTCATCTTCACCGCCTTCGCCGTGTTCATCCAGATGCCGCTCGCGCTGAGCATCGCGGTTCTGCTCAACAACTCCGTGCTGCGCGGGAGGAACGTCTACCGCGTGCTCATCTTCCTGCCCGTCGTGACGACTACCGCCGTCGTCGGTGTCGTGTTCGCGGTGCTGCTCGATCCCAACGGCGGCACGGTCAACACGGTGCTGCAGGACACCGGGCTCGTCGACGAGCCGGTCAACTTCCTCGGCGAGGAAGCGCTCGCGCTGCCCACGGTGCTCGTCGTGGACATGTGGAAGAACCTCGGCATCACCATGGTGTACTTCCTCGCCGCACTGCAGACGATCCCCGCCGAGCTCTACGACGCGGCCAAGGTCGACGGCGCCTCGCGCTGGCAGTCGTTCCGCTACGTCACGCTGCCACTGATCCGGCCGCTGGCGCTGATCATCCTGCTGCTTACGGTGGTGATGAGCTTCAACGCCTTCGACCTCGTGCAGACGATGACCGCCGGTGGCCCGAACTACGCCACCGACATCATTCCCACGTACATCTACAGGTACGCGTTCAACCCGGAGCGCATCGTGCCGCGCTACGGGCTGGCGTCGGCCGCCGCGCTGTTCTTCGGCATCGCCGTCATCGTGCTCACCGTGCTCCTCGTCGTGCCCGCGCGGCGCGCGCGGCTGCAGCGCGACGCAGGGATCAGGTGA